The following proteins come from a genomic window of Achromobacter sp. AONIH1:
- a CDS encoding protein-glutamate O-methyltransferase CheR has product MMLVDEFSGLLKRKMGLDSRSIGAAAVERAVRHRMSATGVDDERDYLMRVQASPAEMQLLIESVVVPETWFFRYPESQQAMAQLACERLFGAGAADERVLRVLSLPCSSGEEPYSIAMALLDAGVPASRFQIDALDISERVVQFARRGLYGRNSFRGDALDYRDRYFTETGDGHQLSAQVMERVRFQSGNLFDAGLLAHAPAYDFVFCRNLLIYFDQATQERAVQVLRRHTREDGVLFVGPAETSLLTARRLPPVAMPHCFAFLARPRPDAAPAAASLFKPAALPAQPASRVPAPRPPAPLRPMPHPARPAAPPAAPVVAVAAKSESEAEISLRQIEALADQGRVKDAIARCGAHLERYGASADGFYLQGLLQDAAGDARQAQAAYRKVLYLQPNHREALLHLAALVASEGDHESARRLQARAARQEARRD; this is encoded by the coding sequence ATGATGCTGGTCGATGAGTTCAGCGGCCTGCTCAAGCGCAAGATGGGGCTGGACAGCCGCTCGATCGGCGCGGCCGCGGTCGAGCGCGCCGTGCGCCACCGCATGAGCGCGACCGGCGTGGACGATGAGCGCGACTACCTGATGCGGGTGCAGGCCTCGCCCGCCGAGATGCAGCTGCTGATCGAATCGGTGGTCGTGCCCGAGACCTGGTTCTTCCGCTATCCGGAGTCGCAGCAGGCGATGGCGCAGCTGGCCTGCGAGCGGCTGTTCGGCGCCGGCGCGGCCGACGAGCGTGTGCTGCGCGTGCTGAGCCTGCCCTGTTCGAGCGGCGAGGAGCCGTATTCCATCGCCATGGCCCTGCTGGACGCCGGCGTGCCGGCCTCGCGCTTCCAGATCGATGCGCTGGACATCAGCGAGCGCGTGGTCCAGTTCGCGCGCCGGGGCCTGTACGGGCGCAATTCCTTCCGTGGCGACGCGCTGGACTACCGGGACCGCTATTTCACCGAGACCGGCGACGGCCACCAGCTGTCCGCGCAGGTGATGGAGCGGGTGCGCTTCCAGTCGGGCAATCTGTTCGACGCCGGCCTGCTGGCCCACGCGCCGGCCTACGACTTCGTGTTCTGCCGCAACCTGTTGATCTATTTCGATCAGGCTACCCAGGAGCGCGCCGTGCAGGTGCTCAGGCGTCACACGCGCGAGGATGGCGTGCTGTTCGTGGGCCCGGCCGAAACCAGCCTGCTCACGGCGCGCCGGTTGCCGCCGGTGGCGATGCCGCATTGCTTCGCCTTCCTGGCGCGGCCGCGCCCCGATGCGGCGCCGGCCGCTGCCTCCCTGTTCAAGCCCGCGGCCTTGCCGGCGCAGCCGGCATCGCGCGTCCCCGCGCCGCGCCCGCCCGCGCCGCTCCGACCCATGCCCCATCCGGCCCGCCCTGCGGCGCCGCCGGCCGCGCCGGTCGTAGCCGTCGCGGCCAAATCGGAATCCGAGGCCGAAATCTCGCTGCGCCAGATCGAGGCGCTGGCGGACCAGGGGCGCGTGAAGGACGCGATCGCGCGCTGCGGCGCGCACCTGGAACGCTATGGCGCGAGCGCCGACGGCTTCTATCTGCAAGGCCTGCTGCAGGATGCGGCGGGCGATGCCCGCCAGGCGCAGGCCGCTTACCGCAAGGTCCTGTACCTGCAGCCCAATCATCGCGAAGCCCTGCTGCATCTGGCCGCGCTGGTCGCCTCGGAAGGCGACCACGAGAGCGCGCGCAGGCTGCAGGCGCGCGCGGCGCGCCAGGAGGCCCGACGTGACTGA
- a CDS encoding chemotaxis protein CheW: protein MTESLSAPPAAASTGRRLYLLFRIGRDRYALDAADIIEVLGWRPLKRVPGTPAWVAGLLSRRGEGVPVIDMRALAGCGQAATVTSTRLALLRYRAPALGGERVLGLILEQATETVHFDPAAFRPLALDNRQARYLGPVLSDAAGMVQAVTVDDLLPPEARALLYPAPDAARPGAAS, encoded by the coding sequence ATGACCGAATCCCTGTCCGCGCCGCCGGCCGCCGCGTCCACGGGACGACGGCTTTACCTGCTGTTTCGCATCGGCCGGGACCGCTATGCGCTGGACGCGGCCGACATCATCGAGGTGCTGGGCTGGCGTCCGCTCAAGCGCGTGCCGGGCACGCCGGCGTGGGTGGCGGGCCTGTTGTCCAGGCGCGGCGAGGGCGTGCCGGTCATCGACATGAGAGCGCTGGCCGGCTGCGGCCAGGCCGCCACCGTCACCAGCACGCGGCTGGCGCTGCTGCGCTATCGCGCGCCGGCCCTGGGCGGCGAGCGGGTGCTGGGGCTGATCCTGGAGCAGGCGACCGAAACCGTGCACTTCGACCCGGCCGCTTTCCGGCCGCTGGCGCTGGACAACCGGCAGGCGCGCTATCTCGGTCCGGTCCTGTCCGATGCCGCCGGCATGGTGCAGGCCGTGACCGTCGATGACCTGTTGCCGCCCGAGGCGCGGGCGCTGCTGTATCCCGCGCCCGATGCCGCGCGGCCGGGAGCGGCGTCATGA
- a CDS encoding methyl-accepting chemotaxis protein, giving the protein MKNLTLRQRILASFLVILAIMTLMVVVDYRRLLHIEAEAMTIRDDAVPGLYYSTEIRSAWFGGFVALQDAFRADTEQERRTLLDTLPKSDQALDANVEHYRRTMSRADDIKMFESFEKALQEYKRIRGDILGASGQVDQARIEARIKTELRPAFYSGRELIAQIVAANKAQADLSSTSIGKAVDTAEYGMLISLAMAIVAAIICGYLLLRAIVDPMRDIVRTLELTGSGDLSRRLRLARKDEFNAIETGFNGMVDELTGLVGKTQRSAVQVATSVTEIAATSKQQQATASEVAATTTEIGATSREISATSRELVRTMTEVSGAAEQTASLAGSGQVGLARMEDTMRNVVDAAGSVNAKLAILNEKAGNITQVVTTITKVADQTNLLSLNAAIEAEKAGEYGRGFVVVATEIRRLADQTAVATYDIEQMVREIQSSVSAGVMGMDKFSEEVRRGMADMQQVGDQLSQIIQQVQTLAPRVQMVNEGMQAQATGAEQINQALQQLSDAAQQTVESLRQSSLAIEELTLVANDLRSGVSRFKV; this is encoded by the coding sequence ATGAAGAATCTGACTCTGCGCCAACGCATCCTCGCCAGCTTCCTGGTCATCCTGGCCATCATGACGCTGATGGTGGTGGTCGACTACCGTCGGCTGCTGCACATCGAGGCCGAGGCCATGACCATCAGGGATGACGCGGTGCCGGGCCTGTACTACAGCACCGAGATCCGCTCGGCCTGGTTCGGCGGCTTCGTGGCGCTGCAGGACGCCTTTCGCGCGGACACCGAGCAGGAGCGCCGCACGCTGCTCGACACGCTGCCGAAAAGCGATCAGGCGCTCGATGCCAACGTCGAGCATTACCGCCGCACCATGTCGCGCGCCGACGACATCAAGATGTTCGAGAGCTTCGAGAAGGCGCTGCAGGAATACAAGCGCATCCGCGGCGACATCCTGGGCGCTTCCGGGCAGGTCGACCAGGCGCGCATTGAGGCCCGGATCAAGACCGAGTTGCGCCCCGCCTTCTATTCCGGACGCGAATTGATCGCCCAGATCGTGGCGGCCAACAAGGCGCAGGCCGACCTGTCCAGCACCAGCATCGGCAAGGCCGTGGACACCGCCGAATACGGCATGCTGATCTCGCTGGCCATGGCCATCGTCGCGGCCATCATCTGCGGCTATCTGCTGTTGCGCGCCATCGTCGACCCCATGCGCGACATCGTCCGCACCCTGGAACTGACCGGCAGCGGCGATCTCAGCCGTCGCCTGCGCCTGGCGCGCAAGGACGAATTCAACGCCATCGAAACCGGCTTCAACGGCATGGTGGACGAGCTGACCGGCCTGGTCGGCAAGACCCAGCGCTCGGCCGTGCAGGTCGCCACCTCGGTCACCGAAATCGCGGCCACGTCCAAGCAGCAGCAGGCCACCGCGTCCGAAGTGGCGGCCACCACCACCGAGATCGGCGCCACCTCGCGCGAGATTTCCGCCACTTCGCGCGAGCTGGTGCGCACCATGACCGAGGTGTCGGGCGCGGCCGAGCAGACCGCCTCGCTGGCCGGCAGCGGCCAGGTCGGCCTGGCGCGCATGGAAGACACCATGCGCAACGTGGTGGACGCGGCCGGCTCGGTCAACGCCAAGCTGGCCATCCTGAACGAGAAGGCCGGCAACATCACCCAGGTCGTGACCACGATCACCAAGGTGGCCGACCAGACCAACCTGCTGTCGCTGAACGCCGCCATCGAGGCGGAAAAGGCCGGCGAGTATGGCCGCGGCTTCGTGGTCGTGGCCACCGAGATCCGCCGCCTGGCCGACCAGACCGCCGTCGCCACCTATGACATCGAGCAGATGGTGCGCGAGATCCAGTCCTCGGTCTCGGCCGGCGTGATGGGCATGGACAAGTTCTCCGAGGAAGTGCGGCGCGGCATGGCCGACATGCAGCAGGTCGGCGATCAGCTGTCGCAGATCATCCAGCAGGTGCAGACGCTGGCGCCGCGCGTGCAGATGGTCAACGAAGGCATGCAGGCCCAGGCCACCGGCGCGGAGCAGATCAACCAGGCCCTGCAGCAGCTCAGCGACGCCGCGCAGCAGACCGTGGAATCGCTGCGCCAGTCCAGCCTGGCCATCGAGGAACTGACGCTGGTGGCCAACGACCTGCGCAGCGGCGTGTCCCGCTTCAAGGTGTGA
- a CDS encoding amidase produces the protein MHAAAAQPALNDIVALSAQALSDAIRQRHVSCREVMAAYLTHIDRVNPAVNAIVARRDSDALLREADVRDAELAAGQWRGWLHGMPQAPKDLTAVRGMVTSMGSLVFKDQVTAHDSIIAERMRAAGAIFIGRSNVPEFGLGSHTYNKVYGITRNPYDLTRSAGGSSGGAAAALAARMLPVADGSDFGGSLRNPAGFCNVYGFRPSAGRVPYGPAPEVFLKQLAYEGPMGRSPRDVALMLSVLAGHDRRVPLSLTGDPAQFAQPLDADLRGKRIGWLGDWGGHLPMEPGVLALCEAALENLRTVGCEVDAHRVPFDGERLWRIWLVHRHLMVGGQFQALLQDPAKRALVKPALVWEVEGLSGMTAQQVYQASTERSAWYQTVLAMFEEFDYLAVPTAQVFPFDAELDWPKRIADRDMDTYHRWMEVVTPWTLSGCPVISVPAGFGQAGLPAGLQLIGPPQGDLDVLRLAHAYGQARDWVSARPPTALWAG, from the coding sequence ATGCATGCAGCCGCCGCCCAGCCGGCCCTGAACGATATCGTCGCCCTGTCGGCGCAGGCTCTGTCGGATGCCATACGCCAGCGTCATGTGTCGTGCCGTGAAGTCATGGCCGCCTATCTGACGCATATCGACCGCGTCAATCCGGCGGTCAACGCCATCGTGGCGCGCCGGGACAGCGACGCGCTGCTGCGCGAAGCCGATGTCCGTGACGCCGAGCTGGCGGCCGGCCAGTGGCGGGGCTGGCTGCACGGCATGCCGCAGGCGCCCAAGGACCTGACGGCGGTGCGCGGCATGGTGACGTCGATGGGTTCACTGGTGTTCAAGGATCAGGTGACGGCGCACGATTCCATCATCGCCGAACGCATGCGCGCGGCCGGCGCGATCTTCATCGGGCGCAGCAACGTGCCCGAGTTCGGCCTGGGTTCGCATACCTACAACAAGGTCTACGGCATCACCCGCAATCCCTATGATCTGACGCGCAGCGCCGGCGGCAGCAGCGGCGGGGCGGCCGCGGCATTGGCGGCGCGCATGCTGCCGGTGGCCGACGGCAGCGACTTTGGCGGCTCGCTGCGCAATCCGGCGGGCTTCTGCAACGTCTACGGTTTCCGGCCCTCGGCGGGCCGCGTGCCCTACGGCCCGGCGCCGGAAGTGTTCCTCAAGCAGCTGGCCTACGAAGGGCCGATGGGTCGCAGCCCGCGCGACGTGGCGTTGATGCTGTCGGTGCTGGCCGGCCATGACCGCCGCGTGCCCTTGTCTCTGACCGGCGATCCGGCGCAGTTCGCGCAGCCGCTGGACGCCGACCTGCGCGGCAAGCGCATCGGCTGGCTGGGCGACTGGGGCGGCCACCTGCCGATGGAGCCGGGGGTGCTGGCGCTGTGCGAGGCGGCGCTGGAGAATCTGCGGACGGTGGGCTGCGAGGTCGACGCCCATCGCGTGCCGTTCGACGGCGAGCGTCTGTGGCGCATCTGGCTGGTGCATCGCCACCTGATGGTGGGCGGCCAGTTCCAGGCGCTGCTGCAGGATCCGGCCAAGCGCGCGCTGGTCAAGCCGGCGCTGGTCTGGGAAGTGGAGGGCTTGTCAGGCATGACCGCGCAGCAGGTCTATCAGGCATCCACCGAGCGCAGCGCCTGGTATCAGACGGTGTTGGCCATGTTCGAGGAGTTCGACTATCTGGCCGTGCCCACGGCCCAGGTTTTTCCCTTCGACGCCGAGCTGGACTGGCCCAAGCGGATCGCGGACCGCGACATGGACACCTACCACCGCTGGATGGAGGTGGTGACGCCCTGGACGCTGTCCGGCTGCCCGGTGATCAGCGTGCCGGCCGGCTTCGGCCAGGCCGGCCTGCCGGCGGGATTGCAGCTGATCGGGCCGCCCCAGGGCGACCTCGACGTGTTGCGGCTGGCCCATGCTTACGGGCAGGCGCGGGACTGGGTGTCGGCCCGGCCGCCGACGGCGCTCTGGGCCGGTTGA
- a CDS encoding LysR substrate-binding domain-containing protein: protein MDSLSGISVFVLVAETRSFSEAGRVLGVSPSAVGKSVARMEERLKVRLFHRSTRHIALTPEGEMFLERCRRILCEVEAAELELSEASDAPRGKLRVSLPRYSGLFEPAIAEFMQRYPDVSLDLDFTDRMVDVIGDGYDAVVRTGEMDDSGLKRRRLGAFRRILVASPEYLRQHGEPRKAADLHRHACLHYRYPSTGRLERWPLKTAAEAQAPELPLTLVCNSVEMRIHLALNAQGIVCLPDFTVRRELAEGSLRIVMEERTRGNGTLWALWPASRHVSPKLRVFIDHLAQRLFP from the coding sequence ATGGACAGCCTGAGCGGCATCAGCGTGTTCGTGCTGGTGGCGGAAACGCGCAGTTTTTCCGAGGCGGGACGCGTGCTGGGGGTGTCGCCGTCGGCGGTGGGCAAGAGCGTGGCGCGCATGGAGGAACGGCTGAAGGTGCGGCTGTTCCACCGCAGCACGCGGCATATCGCGCTGACGCCGGAAGGCGAGATGTTCCTGGAGCGCTGCCGCCGCATCCTGTGCGAGGTCGAAGCGGCCGAGCTGGAGCTGTCAGAGGCGTCCGATGCGCCGCGCGGCAAGCTGCGGGTGAGCCTGCCGCGCTACAGCGGCCTGTTCGAGCCGGCCATCGCCGAGTTCATGCAGCGCTATCCCGACGTATCGCTGGACCTGGATTTCACCGACCGCATGGTCGACGTGATCGGCGATGGCTATGACGCCGTGGTGCGCACGGGCGAGATGGACGATTCCGGGCTCAAGCGCCGGCGGCTGGGCGCGTTCCGCCGCATCCTGGTGGCGTCGCCCGAGTACCTGCGCCAGCACGGCGAGCCGCGCAAGGCCGCCGACCTGCATCGCCACGCCTGCCTGCATTACCGCTATCCCAGCACCGGCCGGCTCGAGCGCTGGCCGCTGAAGACGGCGGCCGAGGCGCAGGCGCCCGAACTGCCGCTGACGCTGGTCTGCAATAGCGTGGAGATGCGTATCCACCTGGCGCTGAACGCGCAGGGCATTGTCTGCCTGCCGGACTTCACCGTGCGCCGGGAGCTGGCCGAGGGCAGTCTGCGCATCGTGATGGAAGAGCGCACCCGGGGCAACGGCACCTTGTGGGCGTTGTGGCCGGCGAGCCGGCATGTTTCTCCCAAGCTGCGGGTCTTCATCGACCATCTGGCGCAGCGCCTGTTCCCCTGA
- a CDS encoding MFS transporter gives MTTDPNSVSTTSRRWLQLISACLTALLIPLCFTGPAVVLPSISQALGGTPVELNWVLNGYILAYGSVIMVAGSLVDLIGPRRVWLLGLALFCAATFLLPLAPSVFWMDVLRLVQGTGGAAAFAAAMSSLAPLFHGAARARAFSLLGTTFGIGLSFGPLASGWLVEAAGWQWVFLATGLVGLLGAAMVAASVRATPAGMRGRLDWRGALCFTGALGLFTCGMLLAPETGWRSPGVLGSLLASAVLAVAFVRVERRIASPLLELGLFRNARFVGVQALAASPAFLFIALIAMLPGRFIGMDGYGALAAGQLMIGLAAPLLVVPFLAALLTRWFSHGLLSAAGLLVAGGGLLMLDDALAQGGGLLLPMGLIGAGIGLPWGLMDALAVSVVDKDKVGMATGIFNTVRVSADGVAIAVLSALLAFLIQARLGAALPADPALALAANRAALGQLAEASALLPGAADLLRQSYGQAFGIVLRVLAAIAALTAVLIYALLGRREGALAGGRATA, from the coding sequence ATGACGACTGACCCGAACTCCGTTTCCACGACTTCCCGGCGCTGGCTGCAGCTGATTTCCGCCTGCCTGACCGCCCTGCTCATCCCGCTCTGCTTCACCGGCCCGGCCGTGGTGCTGCCGTCCATCAGCCAGGCCCTGGGCGGCACGCCCGTCGAGTTGAACTGGGTGCTCAACGGCTACATCCTGGCCTATGGCAGCGTGATCATGGTGGCCGGCAGCCTGGTCGACCTGATCGGCCCGCGCCGCGTCTGGCTGCTGGGCCTGGCGCTGTTCTGCGCCGCCACTTTCCTGCTGCCGCTGGCGCCGTCGGTCTTCTGGATGGACGTGCTGCGGCTGGTCCAGGGCACGGGCGGCGCGGCCGCCTTCGCCGCCGCCATGTCCTCGCTGGCGCCGCTGTTCCACGGCGCGGCGCGCGCCCGCGCCTTCAGTCTGCTGGGCACCACCTTCGGCATCGGCCTGTCCTTCGGTCCGCTGGCCTCCGGCTGGCTGGTCGAGGCGGCGGGATGGCAATGGGTGTTCCTGGCCACCGGCCTGGTCGGCCTGCTGGGCGCGGCCATGGTCGCGGCCAGCGTGCGCGCGACGCCGGCTGGCATGCGCGGCCGGCTCGACTGGCGCGGCGCGCTCTGCTTCACCGGCGCGCTGGGCCTGTTCACCTGCGGCATGCTGCTGGCGCCCGAAACCGGCTGGCGCAGTCCCGGCGTACTGGGCTCGCTGCTGGCATCTGCCGTGCTGGCCGTGGCCTTCGTGCGCGTCGAGCGCCGCATCGCCAGCCCGCTGCTGGAGCTGGGCCTGTTCCGCAACGCCCGCTTCGTCGGCGTGCAGGCGCTGGCCGCCTCGCCTGCCTTTCTTTTCATCGCGCTGATCGCCATGCTGCCGGGACGCTTCATCGGCATGGACGGCTACGGCGCGCTGGCGGCCGGCCAGCTCATGATCGGCCTGGCCGCGCCGCTGCTGGTCGTGCCCTTCCTGGCCGCGCTGCTGACGCGCTGGTTCAGCCATGGCCTGCTGTCGGCGGCGGGCCTGCTGGTCGCGGGCGGCGGCCTGCTCATGCTGGACGACGCCCTGGCGCAAGGCGGCGGCCTGCTCCTGCCCATGGGCCTGATCGGCGCCGGCATCGGCCTGCCCTGGGGCCTGATGGATGCGCTGGCGGTCAGCGTGGTGGACAAGGACAAGGTCGGCATGGCCACCGGCATCTTCAACACGGTGCGGGTGTCGGCCGACGGCGTGGCCATCGCGGTGCTGAGCGCGCTGCTGGCCTTCCTGATCCAGGCTCGGCTGGGCGCGGCGCTGCCCGCCGACCCCGCGCTGGCCCTGGCCGCGAACCGCGCCGCGCTGGGTCAGCTAGCCGAGGCGTCCGCCCTGCTGCCGGGCGCGGCCGACCTGCTGCGCCAGAGCTACGGCCAGGCCTTCGGCATCGTGCTGCGGGTGCTGGCGGCCATCGCGGCGCTGACCGCCGTGCTGATCTACGCGCTGCTCGGCAGGCGCGAAGGCGCGCTCGCCGGCGGCCGCGCCACGGCCTGA
- a CDS encoding group III truncated hemoglobin, whose product MDTPPLCTEDDIRDLVETFYGKVRSDALLGPVFNGMVHDWDEHLTRLSDFWSAVLLGTRRFAGMPMPTHVAMPNLSAALFERWLALFGQTTAALPNRPMADAAMQMAQRMARSLWYGYQLSRDPSLPLAELRPATPPH is encoded by the coding sequence CTGGACACGCCGCCCCTCTGCACTGAAGACGATATCCGGGACCTGGTCGAGACCTTCTATGGCAAGGTCCGGTCCGACGCGCTCCTGGGACCGGTGTTCAACGGCATGGTCCACGACTGGGACGAGCACCTGACGCGGCTGTCGGATTTCTGGTCGGCCGTGCTGCTGGGCACGCGGCGCTTTGCCGGCATGCCCATGCCCACGCACGTGGCCATGCCCAATCTCAGCGCCGCCTTGTTCGAACGCTGGCTGGCCCTGTTCGGCCAGACCACCGCCGCGCTGCCCAACCGCCCGATGGCCGACGCCGCGATGCAGATGGCGCAGCGCATGGCGCGCAGCCTCTGGTACGGCTACCAGCTGAGCCGCGATCCCAGCCTGCCGCTGGCCGAGTTGCGGCCGGCCACGCCGCCCCACTGA